The DNA sequence GGAAGTCGTCTCAGAAAGCCACATGCTCGGAATCAGGTTAGACGAATTGAAAGAGATGCTCACTTTATTGTACGAGGTGGATGATTAATGGAAAATACCGTTAAGTTAACGAATGTAAGCAAGGCCTTTGCGAATTTTCACTTGCAGGACGTGTCGTTTGCGATTAAGCGCGGGTACATTACCGGGTTTATCGGGCCGAACGGGGCAGGGAAAACGACGACGATTAAGCTGATGATGAATTTGCTGACGCGAGACTCCGGTGCGATCGAGATTTTTGGTAAGGACGTTACCAATAATGAGCAGTCGATTAAGCAACGGATCGGTTTCGTGTACGCCGACAATTGCTTTTACGAACACCTGACGATCGCACAAATGAAGCGGGTGATCGCCCCGTTTTACGAGCAGTGGGACGACACCGTGTTTGAACAGTACCGGCGCGCCTTCAACTTGCAGTCAAACAAAAAAATCAAACAGCTGTCCAAAGGGATGAAGACGAAGTTTGCACTAGCCGTCGCCTTGTCCCACGACGCCGACCTCATCGTGATGGACGAGCCGACGTCGGGACTCGATCCGGTGTTTCGGCGGGAAATTCTCGACATTTTGGCCAACATTATTCAGGACGAGGAAAAAACGGTCTTTTTTTCGACGCACATTACGTCGGATCTGGAGCACATTGCCGACTACATTACATTTATTCACGACGGGCGCATCGTCTTCAGTGAGACAAAAGACGATGTGTTGGCGCAGTACCGGCTCGTCAAAGGATCAAACGAGCTGCTCGATTGCGATACGCGCAAACTGTTTACTGGTGTGCGCGAGACGTCCGTCGGTTTTACCGGGTTGACGCGGCAAGCGGAGCTGGCACAGCAACTGTTCGGTGCCGAGGCAGTGTTTGAGACGCCGTCACTCGAAGATATTATGGTTTATACGGCGAGGGGGAGTCGACATGCGTAACCTATTGTTGAAGGAATATATGGTGAACCGAAGTACAATCTTTATTAGTTTTATCGCGATGATTTTTCTCGGCACGATCATGTTCACTAGTGAAGATTCGCTTCCTCCCGTGGCGATTGCGGTGCTGTTCATTCTCGTCATTCTCGTCAGTTCTGGTTCCGTCGAACAAAAAAACGACAGTGATGTGTTAATAAACAGTTTGCCCGTTACGCGGCGGCAAATTGTGGCGACGAAATTTATGTTCCCGTTAGTGCTCGGAATCGTCTTTATCGCTTATATGGCAGGGGTACGCGCCGCACTCTCACTCGTTGCCCCAGTGGCAGTCGCGCCAGTAAGCGTGGCAAGCGCTCTGTTCGCGCTGGTTGCGATCGGCTTGTTTACGGCAGTATACTATCCGCTGAACTATTTGCTCGGTCCACGCTTTATGCAAATCGGGCTCGTCGTCTTTTATTTGCTTACCTTTTTCGCCTTCCCCATGTTGTTAAATATTGCGCGAAAATATGCGTATTGGGGGTTGCTCACCTGGTGGCAACAAACGTCACCCGTGCTCATCGCCTTGTGCGCTGCCGCTGTTACCGCACTAATCCTCGTCACCTCTTGGTTATTAACGACGCGAGTATATGAGCAGAAAAACTTTTGATTTTCCATCAAAAAAGGTTAACCCAGCCAAGGGCCCTTACAGGAACGGGCTAAGGTTGCATTGTTAATCAAAAAGTGTTGGTCTGTTGTGGAACGATTATTTGCTTCAACTAATAAAGTTTACCCTGTACAAAACTGTTTACTTAATATAATATATATGTATAGCAAGTAAACAAACTTTTGGAAAGGGTGCTGTGAAGTGTCACAATTTGCGTTACCGAAACTGCCGTACGACTACGACGAGTTGGAGCCGCATCTCGATGCGCGCACGATGGAGATCCACCACGGGCGCCACCACGCGACTTACGTGAACAATTTAAACAAGGCGTTGGAAGGGCAAAGCCAGTTAGCGAACGCTTCAATCGAAGAACTGCTCAGCAATTTGAACGACGTGCCGGAAGAGATTCGCACGAATGTGCGTAACCAAGGCGGTGGCCACTACGGCCACAGTTTGTACTGGACGATTATGAAACCTAACGGCGGCGGAAAACCGACGGGGGACGTCGCCCGCCTCATTGACCGCGACTTCGGTAGCTTTGAGGAGATGAAAGTGAAGCTGTCGCAAGCGGCGGTTAGCCGTTTCGGTTCAGGTTGGGGCTGGCTCGTCGTCAACGGAGAGAAGCTAGAAGTGACGAGCACCCCGAACCAAGATACGCCGCTCATGGAAGGGAAGACGCCGATTTTAGTCGTCGACGTGTGGGAGCACGCCTACTACTTGCAATATCAAAATAAACGGCCTGACTTTGTGAGCGCCTGGTGGAACGTCATCAATTGGGAAGAAGTGGAACGGCGCTTGTACGAGGCCATTCGCTAGGTTGACACCGATGTTGGCGAATGGTGTCATTGAGAGTGTGACCCGCCAAAAAATATTGCTGACTTTTAAGACGAATGGCCCCATGCCCGCGCAGCAGATGGCGAAGATGCTCGGCATCACGTCATCGGGTGTCCATCGCCATCTGACCAAGTTAACGCAAGAAGGGTACATACGGTTCGAATGCCCGGACACGAGTCCGGGCAGGCCGTGTCGCTATTACCGTTTGACAGAGAAGTCAAACGGTTTATTTCCCGAGAAATACGACGAACTAGCGTGTGAGTTACTGGACGCTTTAGCGGAGATGCGCGGGGAGTCGTACGTTCGTCAAATGCTGACGCGGCAATGGGAGCGAGCATTTGCTGTATATGAAGCACATGTGGCTAACTTACCGTTAAAGCAGAAAGTGTATCGCTTTGCACAGTTGTACGACGCGGATGGCTACATGTCGAAGGTTGCGGAAGGGGAGGAAGGGACGTACGTCCTGATCGCACACAACCATCCGCAGCGCGAGATCGTCCGTAAGTATCCGTACGTTTGCGAGATTGAATTGACTCTCATCCGCCGCTTGCTGCAGGTGCCCGTGGAGCAGCTGGAATGTATCTCTAGCGGCGGAAGGTGGTGTCGTTACCTTATTTACCCATATGCGAGTTAATGAGTGTTGAAAGTCCTAAAGCAAGTTAAAAGCCTCAAATACGTACATTAGTACGTACATTAGTCCAATCGTTAAGTCCGATCGCCCGACCGAAGGGGCGACTTTTTTTATCGTGTAAGCTTGGGCATGCAGGATGTGAACGAAAGCTGCGATCACGTAAAACGACACCCCGAGGGACAACAAAACCTGAGCTACATTCAGATCGCTCAGGTTGAGGGAGTCAAAGTAACTGTTACTGTCAAAGTAACTATTACTGCTGTTAAAGCGACAGTTTATTTCTGCTGTTACTTTTTTAATCCGTCGTAAATTTTGTCGATGTTCCACTGTAGCATCTTCAAGTACGTATCGCCGTCTTCACCCGGTTTACCCGTTTCATCGGAAAACAGTTTGCTGGCGATGTCAACGCCCGCTTCTTTGGAGACGGTTTCCATCGGTCTGGGCTCGACGTTCGATTCGACGAACAGCGCCGGTACCTTTTTCTCTTTAATAAACTTGACTAGGGACGTAATTTGTTCCGGAGTCCCCTGTTCTTCCGTGTCGATTTCCCATATATACCCTTCTTCGAGGCCATAAGCAGCCGCCATGTATTGGTAGGCGCGTTCACTCGTCACAAGGACGCGGCGTTCCTCGGGAATTTCAGCGATGCGCTCCTTGTACTGTTGGTGAATCTTTTCTAATTCCGCAATGTACACTTTGGCGTTTTCGTCGTATACGTCGGCGTGGTCGGGATCGACCTTTTTCAAGGCGTCGCGCGCATTTTCCGTCATT is a window from the Numidum massiliense genome containing:
- a CDS encoding helix-turn-helix transcriptional regulator — translated: MLANGVIESVTRQKILLTFKTNGPMPAQQMAKMLGITSSGVHRHLTKLTQEGYIRFECPDTSPGRPCRYYRLTEKSNGLFPEKYDELACELLDALAEMRGESYVRQMLTRQWERAFAVYEAHVANLPLKQKVYRFAQLYDADGYMSKVAEGEEGTYVLIAHNHPQREIVRKYPYVCEIELTLIRRLLQVPVEQLECISSGGRWCRYLIYPYAS
- the pmtA gene encoding phenol-soluble modulin export ABC transporter ATP-binding protein PmtA, with protein sequence MENTVKLTNVSKAFANFHLQDVSFAIKRGYITGFIGPNGAGKTTTIKLMMNLLTRDSGAIEIFGKDVTNNEQSIKQRIGFVYADNCFYEHLTIAQMKRVIAPFYEQWDDTVFEQYRRAFNLQSNKKIKQLSKGMKTKFALAVALSHDADLIVMDEPTSGLDPVFRREILDILANIIQDEEKTVFFSTHITSDLEHIADYITFIHDGRIVFSETKDDVLAQYRLVKGSNELLDCDTRKLFTGVRETSVGFTGLTRQAELAQQLFGAEAVFETPSLEDIMVYTARGSRHA
- a CDS encoding superoxide dismutase; the encoded protein is MSQFALPKLPYDYDELEPHLDARTMEIHHGRHHATYVNNLNKALEGQSQLANASIEELLSNLNDVPEEIRTNVRNQGGGHYGHSLYWTIMKPNGGGKPTGDVARLIDRDFGSFEEMKVKLSQAAVSRFGSGWGWLVVNGEKLEVTSTPNQDTPLMEGKTPILVVDVWEHAYYLQYQNKRPDFVSAWWNVINWEEVERRLYEAIR
- a CDS encoding ABC-2 transporter permease, whose amino-acid sequence is MRNLLLKEYMVNRSTIFISFIAMIFLGTIMFTSEDSLPPVAIAVLFILVILVSSGSVEQKNDSDVLINSLPVTRRQIVATKFMFPLVLGIVFIAYMAGVRAALSLVAPVAVAPVSVASALFALVAIGLFTAVYYPLNYLLGPRFMQIGLVVFYLLTFFAFPMLLNIARKYAYWGLLTWWQQTSPVLIALCAAAVTALILVTSWLLTTRVYEQKNF